In Myxocyprinus asiaticus isolate MX2 ecotype Aquarium Trade chromosome 16, UBuf_Myxa_2, whole genome shotgun sequence, a single window of DNA contains:
- the LOC127453853 gene encoding CD209 antigen-like protein E isoform X1, which yields MEDIENYTSLQEFTEDLSHCGNRPILNTLQDKKGVHKGTKCLRGQAPLVLSIALLASVFANIVLGVLLVNSRKASPTALPAKNDESEAASLTLKLTAMQERFSRLCSEYTTLGQTCSKQVIQCRPCPETWMHMEGMCYFFSEDKLDWEHSKESCASMGGHLTILHSYEQHHTLESVARQRGGPDYHFWIGLSDTETEGVWKWVDNTVVNRTFWNEWHKEPNNHQSGGIHGEDCAVLDSHSKTWFDVPCDFNYKRICEMDPITIDM from the exons ATGGAAGACATTGAAAACTACACCAGTCTACAAGAGTTCACAGAGGATCTCTCTCATTGTGGGAACAGACCTATACTCAACACATTACAGGACAAAAAGG GTGTCCACAAAGGAACAAAGTGTTTGAGGGGGCAGGCACCTCTTGTCCTGTCCATTGCTCTATTGGCCTCTGTTTTTGCTAACATAGTACTGGGAGTTCTCT tagTTAACAGTCGCAAAGCATCTCCTACTGCACTGCCAGCTAAGAATGATGAATCTGAGGCTGCTTCTCTGACTCTTAAACTTACCGCCATGCAGGAACGTTTCTCTCGCCTTTGCTCTGAATACACAACCCTTGGACAGACTTGCTCAAAACAGG TGATCCAATGTAGGCCATGCCCAGAGACTTGGATGCATATGGAAGGAATGTGTTATTTCTTTAGTGAGGATAAACTTGACTGGGAACACAGCAAAGAGAGCTGTGCATCCATGGGTGGCCACCTGACTATACTCCACAGCTATGAACAAcac cACACCCTTGAGAGTGTCGCACGCCAGCGTGGTGGACCAGACTATCATTTCTGGATTGGTTTATCAGACACTGAGACTGAGGGGGTGTGGAAATGGGTGGATAACACAGTTGTTAATAGGAC GTTCTGGAATGAATGGCATAAAGAGCCAAATAATCACCAGTCCGGTGGGATTCATGGAGAGGACTGCGCAGTGCTGGATTCTCACTCCAAAACGTGGTTTGATGTGCCCTGTGATTTCAATTACAAACGTATCTGTGAGATGGATCCTATCACCATCGACATGTGA
- the LOC127453853 gene encoding CD209 antigen-like protein E isoform X2 → MEDIENYTSLQEFTEDLSHCGNRPILNTLQDKKGVHKGTKCLRGQAPLVLSIALLASVFANIVLGVLFNSRKASPTALPAKNDESEAASLTLKLTAMQERFSRLCSEYTTLGQTCSKQVIQCRPCPETWMHMEGMCYFFSEDKLDWEHSKESCASMGGHLTILHSYEQHHTLESVARQRGGPDYHFWIGLSDTETEGVWKWVDNTVVNRTFWNEWHKEPNNHQSGGIHGEDCAVLDSHSKTWFDVPCDFNYKRICEMDPITIDM, encoded by the exons ATGGAAGACATTGAAAACTACACCAGTCTACAAGAGTTCACAGAGGATCTCTCTCATTGTGGGAACAGACCTATACTCAACACATTACAGGACAAAAAGG GTGTCCACAAAGGAACAAAGTGTTTGAGGGGGCAGGCACCTCTTGTCCTGTCCATTGCTCTATTGGCCTCTGTTTTTGCTAACATAGTACTGGGAGTTCTCT TTAACAGTCGCAAAGCATCTCCTACTGCACTGCCAGCTAAGAATGATGAATCTGAGGCTGCTTCTCTGACTCTTAAACTTACCGCCATGCAGGAACGTTTCTCTCGCCTTTGCTCTGAATACACAACCCTTGGACAGACTTGCTCAAAACAGG TGATCCAATGTAGGCCATGCCCAGAGACTTGGATGCATATGGAAGGAATGTGTTATTTCTTTAGTGAGGATAAACTTGACTGGGAACACAGCAAAGAGAGCTGTGCATCCATGGGTGGCCACCTGACTATACTCCACAGCTATGAACAAcac cACACCCTTGAGAGTGTCGCACGCCAGCGTGGTGGACCAGACTATCATTTCTGGATTGGTTTATCAGACACTGAGACTGAGGGGGTGTGGAAATGGGTGGATAACACAGTTGTTAATAGGAC GTTCTGGAATGAATGGCATAAAGAGCCAAATAATCACCAGTCCGGTGGGATTCATGGAGAGGACTGCGCAGTGCTGGATTCTCACTCCAAAACGTGGTTTGATGTGCCCTGTGATTTCAATTACAAACGTATCTGTGAGATGGATCCTATCACCATCGACATGTGA
- the LOC127453852 gene encoding COP9 signalosome complex subunit 7a-like, producing MEVDQLLSLSGSALAQAISSLLETPGLYVFSDILELPNVRELETGPHAPVYQLLNLFAYGTYCDYKERAASLPELTPAQKNKLRHLSIISLASNLKCLPYSLLLQQLELKNVRELEDLLIEAVYSDIIHGKLDQRNQQVEVDCSIGRDLGPNEIPNIANTLQEWCAGCEAVLCGIEEQVSRANQYRESQLKVKVQVETEVSNLQKTLKASSASPSSGPAPAGAASNQDADQPAEPRDPASSQEPRQPGKKSSKVKGLRGSGKIWSKSN from the exons ATGGAGGTGGATCAGCTGCTGTCTCTCTCAGGTTCAGCTCTGGCTCAGGCCATCAGTTCTCTGCTGGAGACTCCAGGCCTCTACGTTTTCTCAGACATACTCGAACTGCCCAATGTCCGTGAG TTGGAGACAGGTCCCCATGCTCCAGTGTATCAACTTCTTAATCTTTTTGCATATGGAACCTACTGCGACTACAAAG AGAGGGCAGCCTCGCTTCCTGAACTCACACCCGCCCAGAAGAACAAACTccgtcacctgtcaatcatcagCCTTGCCTCCAACCTAAAG TGTCTGCCATACTCATTGTTGCTCCAGCAGTTAGAGCTGAAGAATGTGCGTGAGCTAGAAGACCTGCTGATCGAGGCTGTTTACAGTGACATTATCCATGGCAAACTGGACCAGAGGAACCAGCAGGTAGAGGTAGACTGCAGCATAGGTCGAGACCTGGGCCCCAATGAAATACCCAACATTGCCAACACACTTCAGGAATG GTGTGCAGGATGTGAAGCAGTTCTGTGTGGCATTGAGGAGCAGGTGTCAAGAGCCAATCAGTACAGAGAGAGCCAGCTCAAGGTTAAAGTTCAAGTGGAGACAGAG gTATCAAATCTACAGAAAACTCTTAAGGCAAGCTCTGCTTCACCATCATCTGGCCCAGCCCCAGCTGGGGCAGCATCCAATCAAGATGCAGACCAGCCGGCTGAGCCAAGAGACCCTGCCTCCTCTCAGGAACCACGGCAACCAGGAAAAAAGAGTTCAAAGGTCAAAGG GCTTCGTGGGAGTGGAAAGATTTGGTCAAAGTCTAATTGA